From Xenopus tropicalis strain Nigerian chromosome 3, UCB_Xtro_10.0, whole genome shotgun sequence, the proteins below share one genomic window:
- the yipf5 gene encoding protein YIPF5 isoform X2: MMNQQQPYTGQIYQPTQTYTPAATDSVYGSTFDDEPPLLEELGINFDHIWQKTLTVLHPLKVADGNIMNETDLAGPMVFCLAFGATLLLAGKIQFGYVYGISAIGCLGMYCLLNLMSMTGVSFGCVSSVLGYCLLPMIILSSFAVIFSLQGILGIVLAALIIGWCSFSASKIFISALAMDGQQVLVAYPCALLYGVFALISVF; encoded by the exons ATGATGAATCAACAGCAGCCATACACGGGACAGATATACCAACCTACACAAACATACACTCCCGCAGCCACTGACTCTGTGTATGGGAGTACATTTGATGATGAGCCACCACTTCTAGAAG AACTGGGAATCAACTTTGACCACATTTGGCAGAAAACTCTGACTGTGCTACACCCTTTAAAAGTAGCAGATGGCAACATTATGAATGAGACAGATTTGGCGGGTCCAATGGTCTTCTGTCTAGCATTTGGAGCCACGTTATTGTtg GCTGGAAAGATACAGTTTGGCTATGTCTATGGGATCAGTGCAATAGGATGTCTGGGAATGTATTGTCTTCTGAATTTAATGAGCATGACGGGCGTTTCGTTTGGCTGTGTATCCAGTGTACTCGGTTACTGTCTTCTTCCCATGATTATACTCTCCAGTTTTGCTGTAATCTTCTCTTTACA aGGAATTTTGGGCATTGTTCTTGCTGCCTTGATAATTGGTTGGTGCAGTTTCTCCGCCTCAAAGATCTTCATTTCTGCTCTGGCCATGGATGGACAACAGGTTCTAGTTGCCTACCCTTGTGCTTTACTTTATGGAGTGTTTGCTCTTATCTCTGTGTTTTga
- the LOC116409715 gene encoding PDZ domain-containing protein 9-like isoform X2 — protein MGNNNKKVPTSIPDVSQSIETTIHREASGFGLNLIQNGNYVQILSIDENAALAKSGFLEAGDILAAVNDVNIMHLTLEEVKGFFCVATGSAVKIKAYRDVIELPCVNFGKLTCCRKKKKITGFQCFTYIQKKTK, from the exons ATGGGCAACAACAATAAaaag GTTCCAACAAGCATCCCTGATGTTTCACAATCTATAGAAACAACAATACATAGAGAGGCCTCAGGATTTGGACTTAATCTTATCCAGAATGGAAATTATGTTCAGATCCTGTCCATTGATGAAAATGCAGCCTTAGCAAAGAGTGGGTTCCTCGAGGCAG GGGATATTCTGGCTGCTGTTAATGATGTAAATATCATGCACCTAACTTTAGAGGAGGTGAAAGGATTTTTTTGTGTTGCCACTGGTTCTGCAGTGAAGATTAAAGCATATAGAGATGTCATTGAACTGCCTTGTGTTAATTTTGGAAAACTTACTTGTTGTCGAAAGAAAAAGAAA ATAACAGGGTTTCAGTGCTTTACCTATATACAAAAAAAGACCAAATAA
- the yipf5 gene encoding protein YIPF5 has product MSNFDNFNTDFYQTSYSIDDQSQGYNYNAGGAQHSKQYAYDPYSQQGGFIPPEMMNQQQPYTGQIYQPTQTYTPAATDSVYGSTFDDEPPLLEELGINFDHIWQKTLTVLHPLKVADGNIMNETDLAGPMVFCLAFGATLLLAGKIQFGYVYGISAIGCLGMYCLLNLMSMTGVSFGCVSSVLGYCLLPMIILSSFAVIFSLQGILGIVLAALIIGWCSFSASKIFISALAMDGQQVLVAYPCALLYGVFALISVF; this is encoded by the exons ATGTCGAACTTTGATAATTTCAACACAGATTTCTATCAGACCAGCTATAGTATAGATGATCAGTCTCAGGGCTACAACTACAATGCAGGCGGAGCACAACACAGCAA GCAATATGCTTATGATCCCTACAGTCAGCAAGGAGGTTTTATTCCACCAGAGATGATGAATCAACAGCAGCCATACACGGGACAGATATACCAACCTACACAAACATACACTCCCGCAGCCACTGACTCTGTGTATGGGAGTACATTTGATGATGAGCCACCACTTCTAGAAG AACTGGGAATCAACTTTGACCACATTTGGCAGAAAACTCTGACTGTGCTACACCCTTTAAAAGTAGCAGATGGCAACATTATGAATGAGACAGATTTGGCGGGTCCAATGGTCTTCTGTCTAGCATTTGGAGCCACGTTATTGTtg GCTGGAAAGATACAGTTTGGCTATGTCTATGGGATCAGTGCAATAGGATGTCTGGGAATGTATTGTCTTCTGAATTTAATGAGCATGACGGGCGTTTCGTTTGGCTGTGTATCCAGTGTACTCGGTTACTGTCTTCTTCCCATGATTATACTCTCCAGTTTTGCTGTAATCTTCTCTTTACA aGGAATTTTGGGCATTGTTCTTGCTGCCTTGATAATTGGTTGGTGCAGTTTCTCCGCCTCAAAGATCTTCATTTCTGCTCTGGCCATGGATGGACAACAGGTTCTAGTTGCCTACCCTTGTGCTTTACTTTATGGAGTGTTTGCTCTTATCTCTGTGTTTTga
- the LOC116409715 gene encoding PDZ domain-containing protein 9-like isoform X1 has translation MRTGPRHCGERNDMVPTSIPDVSQSIETTIHREASGFGLNLIQNGNYVQILSIDENAALAKSGFLEAGDILAAVNDVNIMHLTLEEVKGFFCVATGSAVKIKAYRDVIELPCVNFGKLTCCRKKKKITGFQCFTYIQKKTK, from the exons ATGCGCACAGGTCCCAGGCACTGCGGGGAGAGGAATGACATG GTTCCAACAAGCATCCCTGATGTTTCACAATCTATAGAAACAACAATACATAGAGAGGCCTCAGGATTTGGACTTAATCTTATCCAGAATGGAAATTATGTTCAGATCCTGTCCATTGATGAAAATGCAGCCTTAGCAAAGAGTGGGTTCCTCGAGGCAG GGGATATTCTGGCTGCTGTTAATGATGTAAATATCATGCACCTAACTTTAGAGGAGGTGAAAGGATTTTTTTGTGTTGCCACTGGTTCTGCAGTGAAGATTAAAGCATATAGAGATGTCATTGAACTGCCTTGTGTTAATTTTGGAAAACTTACTTGTTGTCGAAAGAAAAAGAAA ATAACAGGGTTTCAGTGCTTTACCTATATACAAAAAAAGACCAAATAA